A section of the Leptospira kobayashii genome encodes:
- a CDS encoding TolC family protein: MRRYQSSHWGIGGTEVPEEKINPNKKVLHLTIAQAIEQVIENNIIVQNAKLEIVKADTPELKNQSRFTWKALAGIQSAKQYFPDNRNNLFAGTQRQNDKISAGIEKQFKTGTYFKTEISSVRFDTNAFENPYNPQTAAFSSLATKPMYTGAVSFTLSQELLKYGFGRTEEDREKLLKNQTLLVRENYINVLTQLVVKILVDYWSLGIIDSQISTFEKVLKNTEEIRKLTVRKQSLGLSEGFEVNQWNQAYLRASSQLEKSKVDRLEAERNLVRILNVDPSSSVAGVTDLTETLPVGIDREKDKAYALKNRIDYLMLQRQKEIARLALANANDEDHPSLKASVAYSSIGQNFISPQEAYIARQNGITSLRFPQISAEIKMSYPLWDKAAKAGINEAEVNQKLIEIQLSNLEQEITQEIDTRYEMVVSSHTLLNDLKKTKKETEVFYNGLMDRFRQGRFTAVNVKNALDSLAQAELGVTQARINFNINLVRYELAKNSLFEKYGVDLYAILAEVEKKAKTETDKL, translated from the coding sequence ATGCGGCGTTACCAATCTTCTCATTGGGGAATCGGTGGAACGGAAGTCCCGGAAGAAAAAATAAATCCGAATAAAAAAGTCCTTCATCTAACAATTGCACAAGCCATAGAGCAAGTGATTGAAAACAATATCATAGTCCAAAATGCAAAATTGGAGATTGTAAAGGCGGACACTCCCGAGCTGAAAAATCAGTCTCGTTTTACCTGGAAGGCACTCGCGGGGATCCAAAGTGCGAAACAATACTTTCCGGACAATAGAAACAACTTATTCGCGGGAACTCAAAGACAAAACGATAAGATTTCCGCAGGAATTGAAAAACAATTCAAAACGGGAACTTATTTTAAAACAGAGATTTCAAGCGTTCGTTTCGATACGAATGCTTTTGAAAATCCTTACAATCCGCAAACCGCCGCCTTCTCTTCTCTTGCCACAAAACCGATGTATACCGGTGCCGTATCGTTTACACTTTCCCAGGAACTTTTAAAATACGGATTTGGCAGAACCGAAGAAGATAGGGAAAAACTTTTAAAAAACCAAACATTACTCGTTCGTGAAAATTACATCAACGTACTCACTCAGCTTGTAGTAAAGATTTTGGTTGATTACTGGTCTCTTGGAATCATAGATTCTCAAATTTCCACTTTTGAAAAAGTATTAAAAAATACGGAAGAAATTCGCAAACTCACCGTTCGGAAACAATCCCTCGGCCTTTCAGAAGGATTTGAAGTAAACCAATGGAATCAAGCTTATCTACGGGCTTCTTCCCAATTGGAAAAAAGTAAAGTCGATCGTTTGGAAGCAGAAAGAAATTTAGTTCGTATCTTGAATGTAGATCCTTCTTCCAGCGTTGCCGGTGTAACTGATCTTACGGAAACCCTACCAGTGGGAATCGATCGTGAAAAAGACAAAGCTTATGCTCTGAAAAACAGAATTGATTATCTTATGTTACAAAGACAGAAAGAAATCGCAAGACTTGCACTTGCCAATGCTAATGATGAAGATCATCCTTCCTTAAAAGCAAGTGTCGCTTATAGTTCCATCGGTCAAAATTTTATTTCTCCTCAGGAAGCTTATATCGCAAGACAAAACGGAATTACATCTCTTCGATTTCCTCAAATTTCCGCAGAAATAAAAATGAGCTACCCACTCTGGGACAAAGCTGCAAAAGCCGGTATCAATGAAGCGGAAGTGAATCAAAAGTTAATAGAGATTCAACTTAGCAATTTGGAACAGGAAATCACTCAGGAAATCGATACCCGTTATGAAATGGTAGTCTCCAGTCATACTTTATTGAACGATTTGAAGAAAACCAAAAAAGAAACGGAAGTATTTTATAACGGTTTAATGGATCGTTTCCGCCAAGGAAGATTTACAGCCGTTAACGTAAAGAACGCACTGGACTCTCTTGCGCAAGCTGAACTTGGTGTAACTCAAGCAAGAATCAATTTTAATATCAACCTGGTTCGCTATGAACTTGCAAAAAACTCCTTATTTGAAAAATACGGAGTCGATCTTTATGCAATTCTCGCGGAAGTCGAAAAAAAGGCGAAAACGGAAACGGATAAATTATAA
- a CDS encoding thioredoxin domain-containing protein, producing MQSNQNQKSNHLIHEKSPYLLQHAYNPVNWFPWGEEAFAKAKKEDKVILLSIGYSTCHWCHVMERESFEDENTATILNQHFVSIKLDREERPDIDKIYMDALHAMGQQGGWPLNLFLTPEKEPILGGTYFPPEARYGRKGFKEVLLLVANAWQNQKGELEQAAKDLADHLRDSERKTLGESLPSTDVFEKTYRTFFQVYDPVFFGFKMNQQNKFPPSMSLSYLVHHSYFFRNPHALEIAYNTAYAMKKGGIYDQVGGGLCRYATDHEWLVPHFEKMLYDNSLYLTTLAKLFQVTQDPFFRSAIQDIIGYYRRDMTLPEGGIASAEDADSEGEEGKFYIWSEKEFDEIVSDPWIKKIWNVTPEGNFEGHTILNETIAGTNPFQTKKEISKSEEKTLLEAKNGLLSRRSQRIRPLRDDKVITSWNCLYIRALILSSQATGDKTYLEDAVRIYSFIDKNLKNKDGFLYRRYREGEARFQGNLTDYAEFTYSSLLLFQETGNIEYFRNAKSTLKIIEEYFVSEAGVYYESISTNTDLIVRTIEGYDGVEPSGNSTMAHVFLLLSGLGVEVGSYWDKAKNIFSYFKKELSENSTSYSFMLDAYLKWSQGPNEVAVIFKKENRAEAEEIKKELSSRLNPNVVWIVMEEEDAKKYANEIPLLEFRTAGDSHQVYVCKNLVCETPVKGLEATKLLIGK from the coding sequence GTGCAGTCTAATCAAAATCAGAAATCCAACCACCTAATCCACGAAAAAAGCCCTTACCTGTTACAACATGCTTACAATCCTGTAAATTGGTTTCCGTGGGGGGAAGAGGCATTCGCTAAAGCCAAAAAGGAAGACAAAGTCATTCTGTTATCTATTGGGTATTCCACATGCCATTGGTGTCATGTTATGGAAAGGGAGTCGTTCGAGGATGAGAATACCGCTACAATTTTAAATCAACATTTTGTTTCCATAAAACTGGATCGGGAAGAAAGGCCGGATATAGACAAAATCTATATGGATGCGTTGCATGCAATGGGACAACAAGGCGGCTGGCCATTGAATCTTTTTCTTACCCCTGAGAAGGAACCGATTCTGGGAGGAACCTATTTCCCGCCGGAAGCACGTTACGGTAGGAAAGGTTTCAAAGAAGTACTCTTACTTGTGGCAAATGCTTGGCAAAACCAGAAAGGAGAGCTGGAACAGGCTGCCAAGGATTTGGCGGATCATCTACGTGACTCCGAAAGAAAAACCTTGGGAGAAAGTCTGCCTTCTACGGATGTGTTTGAAAAAACATACCGAACGTTCTTTCAGGTGTATGACCCTGTATTTTTCGGTTTTAAGATGAACCAACAAAACAAATTTCCACCTAGCATGAGTTTATCTTATCTGGTTCATCATTCCTATTTTTTTAGGAATCCCCATGCATTGGAAATAGCCTATAATACTGCTTATGCAATGAAAAAGGGAGGGATTTACGATCAAGTAGGTGGTGGGCTTTGCCGTTATGCCACGGATCATGAGTGGTTGGTACCACATTTTGAAAAAATGCTCTATGATAATTCCCTATATTTGACAACACTTGCCAAACTTTTTCAAGTTACACAAGATCCTTTCTTTCGTTCTGCCATCCAAGATATTATTGGATATTACAGAAGGGATATGACTTTACCGGAAGGAGGGATCGCGAGTGCCGAGGATGCCGATTCGGAAGGAGAAGAAGGGAAATTTTATATTTGGTCTGAGAAAGAATTTGATGAAATTGTTTCCGACCCTTGGATCAAAAAAATTTGGAATGTTACCCCGGAAGGGAATTTTGAAGGTCACACGATCTTAAACGAAACCATCGCCGGGACAAATCCATTCCAAACGAAAAAGGAAATTTCAAAATCAGAAGAGAAAACTTTACTAGAAGCGAAAAATGGATTATTATCCCGCAGATCCCAAAGAATCCGACCTCTCCGGGATGATAAAGTCATCACTTCCTGGAATTGTCTGTACATTCGAGCTTTGATTTTATCTTCCCAAGCCACGGGAGACAAAACTTATCTGGAGGATGCGGTTCGCATTTATTCTTTTATAGATAAAAATCTCAAAAACAAAGATGGATTTTTATACCGCAGATACAGGGAAGGGGAAGCCCGTTTCCAGGGGAATCTGACGGATTATGCCGAATTCACCTATTCTTCGTTACTACTTTTCCAGGAAACGGGAAATATCGAATATTTCAGAAATGCAAAATCCACACTTAAAATCATTGAGGAATATTTTGTATCCGAAGCAGGAGTGTATTATGAATCGATTTCAACTAACACAGATTTAATTGTCAGGACAATCGAAGGATACGATGGAGTAGAACCTTCCGGCAATTCCACGATGGCCCATGTTTTTCTGTTATTATCCGGACTCGGAGTGGAAGTAGGTTCTTATTGGGATAAGGCGAAAAACATTTTTTCCTATTTCAAAAAGGAATTATCGGAAAATTCCACCAGTTATTCTTTTATGTTGGATGCTTATTTGAAATGGAGTCAGGGACCGAACGAAGTTGCAGTCATCTTTAAAAAGGAAAACCGCGCGGAAGCGGAAGAAATCAAAAAAGAATTGTCTTCCCGTTTGAATCCCAATGTGGTTTGGATTGTTATGGAAGAGGAAGATGCAAAAAAATACGCAAACGAAATTCCTCTTTTGGAATTCAGAACGGCGGGAGATTCGCACCAAGTTTATGTATGTAAAAACCTGGTTTGCGAAACACCTGTAAAAGGCCTGGAAGCTACAAAATTACTTATAGGGAAATAA
- the rsfS gene encoding ribosome silencing factor: MSKISEESLTHLKKIKQSLSDKKCEQIQILDLQDVNSYLSIFVIATAKTETQARSCAKDIEKYMKPLKLAERRNHLTDLPKDATGWVLLDYGEICVHIMTEEMRSYYSLERLWGDAKVISL; the protein is encoded by the coding sequence ATGTCAAAAATTTCAGAAGAAAGTTTAACTCATTTAAAAAAAATAAAACAGAGCTTAAGCGATAAAAAATGCGAGCAAATCCAAATACTCGACTTGCAAGATGTGAACAGTTATCTTTCCATATTTGTGATCGCCACCGCCAAAACGGAAACACAAGCCAGATCTTGTGCGAAAGATATAGAAAAGTACATGAAACCGCTCAAACTAGCAGAACGAAGAAACCACCTAACGGATCTTCCTAAGGATGCCACGGGGTGGGTTCTTTTGGACTACGGTGAGATCTGCGTTCATATCATGACGGAAGAGATGCGCAGTTATTATTCCTTGGAAAGACTTTGGGGAGATGCCAAAGTTATTTCCCTATAA
- a CDS encoding LCP family protein, with protein MKLEPSTPQKKPFFLLIAAGGFLLLAILILTLRNKGGFSVEGKVTSAKRVNFLVHIISDSDKYLFSFYSELYPTEKKVALFFVNPLTTFEDDDTTLEEKGKKAPDVLESALEDIFDHSIQYKITLSESNFKHIVDLLGGLELFFEPKSIRLTEKYNRKNRIYNLDGEDCFDVLSHLQDKKALSYIQRLETGESIILTLLEAIYLKKDIITKQKIALIHEKIETNLSLKEWESLVDYFKKEKVNYGVSELPAEPVLRVKKKDEMLKAKSDTVKVAFAKFSSDLKSMYFSDGERARIEVLNGTSKNGLARYGKSLLNDKGLKVLTVDNAWEEDFKNSVILNRSGNTNYTDSISETFQGRKVYYALRKDLGLDATVVLGEDFQGTKE; from the coding sequence ATGAAATTAGAACCGAGCACACCTCAGAAAAAACCATTTTTCCTTTTAATCGCCGCAGGCGGTTTTCTGTTACTGGCCATATTGATTTTAACTTTGAGAAACAAAGGCGGCTTTTCCGTCGAAGGAAAAGTAACATCCGCTAAACGAGTCAATTTTTTAGTACATATCATTTCCGACTCGGATAAGTATCTTTTTTCCTTTTATTCGGAACTTTATCCTACGGAAAAAAAAGTAGCTCTGTTTTTCGTCAATCCTCTCACAACATTCGAAGACGACGATACTACTCTGGAAGAAAAAGGAAAAAAAGCCCCGGATGTATTGGAATCCGCACTCGAAGATATATTCGACCATTCCATCCAATATAAGATCACTTTATCGGAGTCCAATTTCAAACATATAGTAGATCTATTGGGTGGCCTGGAATTGTTTTTTGAGCCGAAATCAATCCGTCTTACCGAAAAATACAATCGTAAAAACCGTATCTATAATCTGGACGGAGAGGATTGTTTCGATGTTCTTAGCCATCTTCAGGACAAAAAAGCTCTCTCTTATATCCAAAGATTGGAAACGGGAGAAAGCATCATACTCACTTTGCTGGAAGCGATTTATTTGAAGAAAGATATTATCACCAAACAGAAGATTGCCCTCATTCATGAAAAAATAGAAACAAACTTAAGTTTGAAAGAATGGGAAAGTTTGGTGGATTATTTTAAAAAAGAAAAAGTGAATTACGGAGTATCCGAATTGCCTGCGGAACCTGTGCTTCGGGTAAAAAAGAAAGACGAAATGTTAAAAGCAAAAAGTGACACTGTAAAAGTCGCTTTTGCAAAATTTTCTTCCGATCTTAAATCAATGTATTTTTCCGACGGAGAAAGAGCAAGGATCGAAGTATTGAACGGAACCAGTAAAAACGGACTCGCACGTTACGGAAAGTCCCTTTTGAACGACAAAGGATTGAAAGTTCTTACAGTTGACAATGCCTGGGAAGAAGATTTCAAAAACAGCGTGATTTTAAATAGATCAGGTAACACGAATTATACGGATTCCATTTCGGAAACATTTCAAGGCAGAAAGGTTTATTACGCCTTAAGAAAAGATTTAGGATTAGATGCAACAGTGGTTTTAGGGGAAGACTTCCAGGGAACCAAGGAATAA
- the yqeK gene encoding bis(5'-nucleosyl)-tetraphosphatase (symmetrical) YqeK, whose protein sequence is MKTIEDWILFFLAKVPLEITQTRWEHCLRVANHAEKLANINRLENPKKAYLAGILHDITKQKKYDFHIALFESAGFPNWKEIPKEAYHAFTAPIFIQKEFGFSNEEVFSAMQCHTLGGRNLTLIQKILYASDFLGSEYAEKQDRFEEWKEKTEENLEFGVYLKASKTITNLMETESTIHPYTIETYNQTIPNLNFGKK, encoded by the coding sequence ATGAAAACCATCGAAGATTGGATTTTATTTTTTCTTGCGAAAGTTCCTTTGGAAATCACCCAAACCAGGTGGGAACATTGTTTAAGAGTGGCAAATCATGCGGAGAAACTTGCAAACATAAATAGATTGGAGAATCCTAAAAAAGCATATCTCGCAGGAATTTTACACGATATCACCAAACAAAAAAAGTATGATTTCCACATTGCCTTATTCGAATCCGCCGGATTCCCGAATTGGAAAGAAATTCCCAAAGAGGCATACCATGCCTTCACCGCACCGATTTTCATTCAAAAAGAATTCGGATTTTCAAACGAAGAGGTTTTCAGCGCTATGCAATGCCATACTTTGGGCGGAAGAAATCTGACTCTGATTCAAAAGATTCTTTATGCCAGTGATTTTTTAGGATCCGAGTATGCGGAAAAACAGGACAGATTCGAAGAATGGAAAGAAAAAACCGAAGAAAATTTGGAATTCGGTGTTTATTTGAAAGCAAGTAAAACCATCACAAATCTAATGGAAACGGAAAGCACTATCCACCCCTATACGATCGAAACTTATAACCAAACGATACCAAACTTGAATTTTGGAAAAAAATAA
- a CDS encoding nicotinate-nicotinamide nucleotide adenylyltransferase — protein sequence MMIVYGGSFDPPHLGHFSIVEKLIQSFPDPKKILIIPNHISPFKDKKLLDIDDIWKLSELTFSSLLSDSVELVDMEIRSKSSSYTYDTILKLTEKYPNEPFYLCVGEDSLIGLMQWYQFENLNLLIHSYIILRRTTEAPHLLSFPNQEIENKSIVMDNPIWGVSSSKIRNERNLEYAKQWMNPDAFEFLKERGWFQTGQ from the coding sequence ATGATGATTGTATACGGAGGAAGTTTTGATCCGCCTCATCTGGGGCATTTTTCCATTGTGGAAAAATTGATTCAAAGTTTTCCCGATCCGAAAAAAATTCTGATCATTCCCAATCATATATCCCCTTTCAAAGACAAAAAACTTCTGGATATAGACGATATCTGGAAATTGTCGGAACTCACATTTTCCTCCCTTTTGAGCGACTCAGTCGAATTGGTTGATATGGAAATCAGAAGCAAATCTTCCAGTTATACTTACGACACGATTCTAAAATTGACGGAAAAGTATCCGAACGAACCTTTTTATCTCTGCGTCGGAGAGGACAGCCTTATAGGGCTTATGCAATGGTATCAGTTTGAAAATTTGAATCTGTTGATTCATTCCTATATCATTTTACGTAGAACCACCGAAGCTCCCCATCTTTTGAGTTTTCCCAATCAGGAAATCGAAAACAAATCGATTGTAATGGATAATCCGATCTGGGGCGTTTCTTCTTCCAAAATCAGAAATGAAAGAAATTTAGAATATGCAAAACAATGGATGAATCCGGATGCATTCGAGTTTTTAAAAGAACGAGGATGGTTTCAAACAGGCCAATGA
- a CDS encoding glutamate-5-semialdehyde dehydrogenase: MSSQTLENTALEIAKRAKDASLNVRSLSTIQKNKVLHNLIQILKESESEIISENKKDMDAGKSKGISDYLLDRLLLDAKRLSNIYKSVEEIINLPDPVGEVVRGITLANGLELSTKRVPIGVVMTIFESRPNVIIDIASLSFKSGNACILRGGSEAFHSNRILSNLFHKALEKEKIDPSCVCFVENTEREAMIPYFQLDHLIDLIVPRGGEALIKFVSQNSKIPVVKHDKGVTNLFVDASADPNIVIPVIINSKTQRPGVCNALENLILHKDYPYTKELFSALEEKGVQLLVEERLLSLTSKGKLVKEEDYDLEFLDLRLSVKTVSGVEEAIPFIQSHSSGHTECILTESATSIHKFQTKLDSAAIFVNCSTRFHDGGEFGLGAEVGISTGKLHVRGPMGLIHLTTTTTFVTGSGQIRS; encoded by the coding sequence ATGAGCTCACAAACGTTAGAAAATACAGCACTGGAAATTGCCAAAAGAGCAAAAGATGCAAGTTTAAATGTACGTTCGTTAAGTACAATTCAGAAAAATAAAGTATTACATAACCTGATTCAAATATTGAAGGAGTCCGAATCCGAGATCATTTCCGAAAACAAAAAGGATATGGATGCGGGCAAATCCAAAGGAATTTCCGATTATTTGTTGGATCGGCTTCTTTTGGATGCGAAAAGACTTTCGAATATCTACAAAAGCGTGGAAGAAATCATCAATCTTCCCGATCCTGTGGGAGAAGTGGTAAGAGGAATCACTCTTGCTAACGGCCTGGAACTTAGCACCAAACGGGTACCAATCGGAGTTGTTATGACCATCTTCGAATCCAGACCGAACGTTATTATAGATATCGCTTCCCTATCCTTTAAATCGGGAAACGCATGCATTCTTCGCGGAGGATCGGAAGCATTTCATTCCAACCGGATTCTCAGCAATTTGTTTCACAAAGCTCTGGAAAAGGAAAAAATTGATCCGTCTTGCGTGTGTTTTGTGGAAAATACCGAAAGAGAAGCGATGATCCCCTACTTTCAGCTGGATCATTTGATCGATTTGATCGTACCTAGAGGCGGAGAAGCACTCATTAAATTCGTATCCCAAAACAGCAAAATTCCTGTCGTCAAACATGATAAAGGTGTAACAAATCTTTTTGTAGATGCATCCGCAGATCCTAATATCGTGATTCCTGTGATCATCAACTCAAAAACCCAAAGACCCGGAGTTTGCAATGCTTTGGAAAACCTGATCCTTCACAAAGATTATCCTTATACCAAAGAATTGTTTTCCGCACTGGAAGAAAAAGGGGTTCAATTGCTTGTCGAAGAGAGACTTCTCTCTTTGACTTCAAAAGGCAAACTCGTCAAAGAAGAAGATTATGATTTGGAATTTTTGGATCTTCGCCTGAGTGTGAAGACAGTCTCCGGCGTGGAAGAGGCGATTCCTTTTATTCAGAGTCATAGTTCCGGACATACGGAATGTATCCTGACCGAGTCGGCCACTTCCATTCATAAATTTCAAACCAAACTGGACAGTGCCGCGATCTTTGTAAATTGTTCCACCCGTTTTCATGACGGAGGAGAATTCGGGCTAGGTGCCGAAGTGGGAATTTCCACCGGCAAACTTCACGTGAGAGGACCTATGGGACTTATCCACCTAACAACTACAACCACATTCGTTACGGGTAGCGGTCAAATCCGATCCTAA
- the proB gene encoding glutamate 5-kinase, whose protein sequence is MRTRKEYSDRIKKAKTIVIKIGSARVSGETSKINDFLFGLSGDIRNLRDQGKEVILVSSGAIAQGKKLYHQIYNKEVNGSVTLSEKQAFAAMGQNRLLNLYESFFSRVNISIAQILFGRHDLHEEKNLTNLKNTFRQLLDWGILPIVNENDSIATEEIKIGDNDILSSIVASIVGADLLLILTGVDGFLVEEKKINLVEDISSALEGHAKGPSGPGTGGMATKLKAAKLLLPYGIYTGIVNGEEKNVISRFFQDENFGTLVANSVFQHRSPNEKEVQDQFLSISKEEGEM, encoded by the coding sequence ATGAGAACTAGAAAGGAATATTCAGACCGGATAAAAAAAGCGAAAACGATCGTGATCAAGATTGGGTCCGCTCGTGTTTCCGGAGAAACTTCCAAAATCAACGATTTTTTATTCGGACTTTCCGGTGACATTCGCAACTTACGCGACCAGGGAAAAGAAGTAATCCTTGTTTCCTCGGGTGCGATCGCACAAGGCAAAAAACTCTATCATCAAATCTATAACAAAGAAGTGAACGGTTCCGTAACTCTTTCCGAAAAACAAGCGTTTGCCGCTATGGGACAAAACAGACTTCTCAATCTATACGAAAGTTTTTTTAGTAGAGTCAATATTTCCATTGCGCAGATATTATTCGGAAGGCACGACCTTCACGAAGAAAAAAATCTAACCAATCTAAAGAACACATTCCGTCAGTTGCTAGACTGGGGAATATTACCGATCGTAAATGAAAACGATTCCATCGCAACCGAAGAGATCAAGATCGGAGACAATGATATTTTATCATCAATCGTTGCTTCCATCGTAGGTGCAGATCTGCTTCTGATTCTGACGGGAGTTGATGGATTTTTGGTCGAAGAAAAGAAAATAAATTTGGTGGAAGATATTTCCTCAGCTCTGGAAGGGCACGCAAAAGGACCGTCCGGTCCCGGAACCGGGGGAATGGCAACCAAACTGAAAGCGGCAAAATTGCTTTTGCCTTACGGAATCTATACCGGAATCGTAAACGGAGAGGAGAAAAACGTAATTTCCCGTTTTTTCCAAGATGAAAATTTCGGAACCCTTGTTGCTAATTCCGTTTTTCAACACAGATCGCCTAACGAAAAAGAAGTCCAAGATCAGTTTTTATCCATTTCCAAAGAAGAAGGTGAAATGTAA
- the obgE gene encoding GTPase ObgE → MPSFIDEVPIRIKAGHGGAGAVHFHKEKFVEFGGPDGGDGGDGGDVILVAESRIMTLEIYLPDRLYSAMDGEPGSGNERHGKNGEDLILKVPVGTQVLDAVTMELMYDFTKDEEIYKIAKGGRGGKGNTFFKSSTHQTPRFSQPGEDGDDFSVILQLKLLADLGIVGLPNAGKSTLLSKITHAHPKIAGYAFTTLSPNLGIVHRTNDMFRYTVADIPGIIEGASQGIGLGISFLKHIERVQGILFLFDGGNLNLVDELDMLRNELGSYNPVLLEKPFLIVINKMDIWDDPSFTEEIKETYKDLGEILFISADKELNLDYLLERIDKVFFPEQTKIIYEN, encoded by the coding sequence ATGCCTAGTTTTATAGATGAAGTTCCCATTCGAATCAAAGCCGGCCACGGCGGAGCCGGAGCTGTACATTTTCATAAAGAGAAATTTGTAGAGTTCGGAGGTCCTGACGGAGGGGATGGAGGAGACGGAGGAGATGTGATTTTGGTTGCAGAATCCAGAATCATGACTCTCGAAATTTATCTGCCAGACAGACTTTACAGTGCTATGGACGGAGAACCCGGATCGGGAAACGAACGACATGGTAAAAACGGAGAGGATCTGATCCTCAAAGTACCTGTCGGCACACAGGTACTAGATGCGGTTACCATGGAACTTATGTATGATTTCACCAAAGACGAGGAAATCTACAAAATCGCAAAAGGTGGTCGCGGGGGAAAAGGAAATACGTTTTTTAAATCTTCCACCCACCAAACACCTCGGTTTTCCCAGCCGGGAGAAGACGGTGACGATTTTTCTGTCATACTCCAACTCAAGTTACTTGCGGATTTAGGGATCGTTGGTCTTCCCAATGCGGGCAAATCCACCCTACTTTCCAAAATCACTCATGCGCATCCTAAGATTGCAGGTTATGCTTTCACTACCCTTTCGCCTAACCTAGGCATTGTTCACAGAACGAACGATATGTTCCGTTATACTGTGGCGGATATTCCGGGAATCATTGAAGGAGCTTCGCAAGGTATAGGACTTGGAATTTCTTTTCTGAAACATATAGAAAGAGTGCAAGGGATTCTGTTTTTATTCGACGGTGGAAATCTCAATCTGGTAGACGAATTGGATATGCTTCGCAATGAACTCGGGTCTTATAATCCTGTTTTATTGGAAAAACCGTTTCTGATAGTAATCAATAAAATGGATATTTGGGATGATCCTAGTTTCACGGAAGAAATCAAAGAAACTTATAAGGATTTGGGTGAAATTCTTTTTATATCCGCAGACAAAGAATTGAATTTGGATTATCTTTTGGAAAGGATTGATAAAGTATTCTTTCCGGAACAAACTAAAATCATTTATGAGAACTAG
- the rpmA gene encoding 50S ribosomal protein L27, giving the protein MATKKGGGSTKNGRDSVSKRLGVKVYGGQWATSGNIIVRQRGTEFKPGKNVGIGRDHTLFALTDGVVAFEHVSKERQQVSVYPKS; this is encoded by the coding sequence ATGGCTACAAAGAAAGGCGGGGGATCCACAAAGAACGGTCGTGACTCGGTTTCAAAACGTTTAGGCGTTAAAGTTTATGGTGGGCAGTGGGCAACTTCCGGCAACATCATTGTAAGACAACGCGGAACTGAATTCAAACCGGGCAAAAACGTAGGGATTGGTCGTGACCATACTCTATTTGCATTGACTGACGGAGTTGTTGCTTTTGAACACGTATCAAAAGAAAGACAACAAGTATCTGTTTACCCGAAAAGCTAA
- a CDS encoding ribosomal-processing cysteine protease Prp, protein MIYTKVFYQGGSIAGFEIQGHSPKDWGDKGENLLCAGVSTLVQSAHSYLSWQKALDFEKKEDGYLKFLVREQGLPDYQKLLQMVEFGLKSLQVSFPDAIRIEEIGNN, encoded by the coding sequence TTGATTTATACAAAGGTTTTTTACCAAGGAGGTTCGATCGCAGGTTTTGAGATCCAAGGGCATTCTCCCAAAGATTGGGGAGACAAAGGAGAAAATCTTCTTTGTGCAGGAGTTTCCACTCTAGTTCAGAGTGCTCACTCCTATTTGAGCTGGCAAAAGGCTTTGGATTTTGAAAAAAAAGAAGACGGTTACTTAAAGTTTTTGGTCAGGGAACAAGGGTTACCCGATTATCAAAAGCTTTTGCAGATGGTTGAGTTCGGTCTCAAGAGTTTGCAAGTGAGTTTTCCCGATGCGATACGAATCGAAGAAATAGGAAATAATTAA
- the rplU gene encoding 50S ribosomal protein L21, whose amino-acid sequence MFAIIELGAKQFKVAPEQIFTAEKTGSIVGNTFDAKVLLLSDNNKVNIGSPALSGAKVTLKVLEDLKADKIHGFKYKKRKNYKRAWGHRQQMQKLQVVSING is encoded by the coding sequence ATGTTTGCCATCATAGAACTCGGAGCTAAACAATTTAAAGTAGCTCCAGAACAAATTTTCACAGCAGAAAAAACAGGTAGTATCGTAGGTAATACTTTCGATGCAAAGGTTCTACTCCTTTCTGACAATAACAAAGTAAATATTGGTTCTCCTGCTCTTTCGGGCGCAAAAGTTACATTGAAAGTTTTAGAAGATTTAAAAGCGGATAAAATCCACGGATTTAAATACAAAAAACGCAAAAACTACAAAAGAGCTTGGGGTCACAGACAACAAATGCAAAAGCTTCAAGTAGTTTCAATCAACGGATAA